From Pristiophorus japonicus isolate sPriJap1 chromosome 7, sPriJap1.hap1, whole genome shotgun sequence, one genomic window encodes:
- the LOC139266594 gene encoding gastrula zinc finger protein XlCGF49.1-like, with translation MWGLWEGIQLAVPAGDSSVQSHRERPFTCSMCDRSFTQSGTVLTHQQVHTGEKLFTYCMCDKGFAWLSNLLTHKRVHTGMRPFTCSVCGKGYARLAVFQKHQRIHTGERPFSCSVCGKGFAQSSNLLAHNKQVHMKERPFPCSVCGKGFAVSSDLLRHQ, from the coding sequence atgtggggactgtgggaagggattcaattagctGTCCCGGCTGGAGATTCATCGGTGCAGTCACaccgggagaggccgttcacctgctccatgtgtgacaGGAGTTTCACTCAGTCAGGTACCGTGTTGACacatcagcaagttcacactggggagaagctgttcacATACTGCATGTGTGATAAGGGATTCGCttggttatccaacctgctgacacacaaacgagttcacactgggatgaggccattcacctgctccgtctgtGGGAAGGGATATGCTCGGTTAGCCGTTTTCCagaaacaccagcgaattcacactggagagaggccattcagctgctctgtctgtgggaagggattcgctcagtcatccaacctgctggcacacaacaagcaagTTCACATGAAGGAGAGGCCGTTCCCttgttctgtgtgtgggaagggattcgctgtgtCATCCGACCTCTTgcgacaccagtga